The following are encoded together in the Triticum dicoccoides isolate Atlit2015 ecotype Zavitan chromosome 6B, WEW_v2.0, whole genome shotgun sequence genome:
- the LOC119325327 gene encoding protein DMP10-like, which yields MATSSPSPTAIQMPPPTATKEVDDGGEITTAGTAPPTSTPTMDRIMSSVTNLAQLLPTGTVLAYQALSPSFTNHGKCEASNQWLTVALVAVLVVMCLFFSFTDSLVGRDGKLYYGVAMPRGFNVFNFPGEDESREWGGGELRSLRLRPLDFVHSFFAAVVFLTVVFSDVGLQNCFFPDANRNTQELLKNLPLGMAFLSAFVFTIFPTKRKGIGFSDNTPRRKVDHLN from the coding sequence ATGGCAACTTCTTCTCCCTCGCCTACGGCGATCCAGATGCCTCCGCCGACCGCGACCAAGGAAGTCGACGACGGTGGCGAGATAACAACCGCCGGCACGGCACCACCAACATCAACCCCCACCATGGACAGGATCATGTCGAGCGTCACGAACCTTGCACAGCTCCTGCCGACGGGCACGGTGCTGGCGTACCAGGCGCTATCCCCGTCCTTCACCAACCACGGCAAGTGCGAGGCCTCCAACCAGTGGCTCACCGTGGCGCTGGTCGCCGTCCTCGTCGTCATGTGCCTCTTCTTCTCCTTCACCGACAGCCTCGTGGGCCGCGACGGAAAGCTCTACTATGGCGTCGCCATGCCCCGTGGCTTCAACGTGTTCAACTTCCCCGGCGAGGATGAGAGCCGAGAGTGGGGCGGGGGCGAGCTCCGGAGTCTCCGCCTCCGGCCCCTGGACTTCGTGCACTCCTTCTTCGCCGCCGTGGTTTTCCTCACGGTGGTGTTTAGCGACGTGGGGCTGCAGAACTGCTTCTTCCCGGACGCCAATAGGAACACCCAGGAGCTGCTCAAGAACCTGCCGCTGGGCATGGCGTTTCTGTCCGCCTTTGTGTTCACCATCTTCCCCACCAAAAGGAAGGGCATCGGATTCAGCGACAATACTCCTCGCAGGAAGGTCGATCACTTAAACTAA